A part of Pelecanus crispus isolate bPelCri1 chromosome 22, bPelCri1.pri, whole genome shotgun sequence genomic DNA contains:
- the MEF2D gene encoding myocyte-specific enhancer factor 2D isoform X2 → MGRKKIQIQRITDERNRQVTFTKRKFGLMKKAYELSVLCDCEIALIIFNHSNKLFQYASTDMDKVLLKYTEYNEPHESRTNADIIETLRKKGFNGCDSPEPDGDDSIDQSPLMEDKYRKGSEDLDILFKRYGSAVPAPNFAMPVTVPVTNQNTLQFSNPGSSLVTQSLVTSSLTDPRLLSPQQPALQRNTVSPGLPQRPASAGAMLGGDLNNTNGACPSPVGNGYVSARASPGLLPVSNGSSLGKIIPAKSPPPPSHSTQLATNSRKPDLRVITSQSGKGLMHHLTEDHLALNTQRLGVSQATHSLTTPVVSVATPSLLTQGLPFSAMPTAYNTDYQLTSAELSSLPAFSSPGGLSLGNISAWQQQQQQQQQQQQQQQQQQQQQQQQQQQQQQQQQQQQQQQQQQHLVPVSLGNLIQGSHLSHTTTLTVNTNPNISIKSEPVSPNRERNTATPLSTFPHQPRHEPTGRSPVDSLSSNTSSYEGSSERDDPARPDFGSSLGLLRPTSEPEGESPSVKRMRLDTWVT, encoded by the exons GTGACCTTCACCAAGCGCAAGTTCGGCTTGATGAAGAAGGCCTACGAGCTGAGCGTCCTGTGCGACTGCGAGATCGCCCTGATCATCTTCAACCACTCCAACAAGCTGTTCCAGTACGCCAGCACCGACATGGACAAGGTGCTGCTCAAGTACACAGAGTACAACGAGCCCCACGAGAGCCGGACCAACGCGGACATCATCGAG ACGTTAAGAAAGAAAGGTTTTAACGGCTGTGACAGCCCGGAGCCCGACGGCGATGACTCGATAGACCAGAGCCCCTTGATGGAGGATAAATACCGTAAAGGCAGCGAGGATCTGGATATCCTGTTCAAGCGATACGGT TCCGCAGTGCCCGCTCCGAACTTTGCCATGCCCGTGACGGTGCCGGTGACCAACCAAAACACGCTGCAGTTCAGCAACCCGGGCAGCTCGCTGGTGACCCAGTCCCTGGTGACCTCCTCGCTGACGGACCCCCGGCTCCTCTCGCCACAGCAGCCAGCGCTGCAGAGAAACACCGtgtccccggggctgccgcagAGGCCGGCCAGCGCAG GGGCGATGCTCGGGGGAGACCTGAACAACACCAACGGAGCCTGCCCGAGCCCCGTGG GAAACGGCTACGTGAGTGCCAGAGCCTCTCCAGGTCTCCTTCCTGTCTCCAACGGCAGCAGCTTGGGCAAGATCATCCCGGCCAAGTCCCCGCCACCGCCCTCCCACAGCACGCAGCTCGCCACCAACAGCCGCAAGCCGGATTTACGCGTGATCACCTCGCAGAGCGGGAAGGGGTTAATGCACCATTTG ACGGAGGACCACTTGGCTCTG AATACGCAGCGGTTAGGTGTCTCCCAAGCAACTCACTCTTTAACCACACCGGTTGTTTCTGTGGCTACTCCAAGTTTGCTGACGCAGGGGCTGCCTTTCTCTGCCATGCCCACGGCGTACAACACAG ATTATCAGCTGACGAGCGCTGAGTTGTCTTCGCTGCCAGCATTCAGCTCACCTGGTGGGCTGTCCCTTGGCAACatctctgcctggcagcagcagcagcagcagcagcagcagcagcagcagcagcaacagcaacagcagcagcagcaacagcaacagcagcagcagcagcagcagcagcagcagcagcagcagcagcaacagcagcagcagcacctggtTCCTGTATCACTAGGAAATTTAAT ACAAGGGAGTCACTTGTCCCACACCACCACTTTGACTGTCAACACCAACCCCAACATCAGCATCAAGTCGGAGCCCGTCTCGCCCAACCGGGAAAGAAACACTGCCACCCCGCTCAGCACCTTCCCCCACCAGCCCCGGCACGAGCCCACCGGCCGCTCGCCCGTCGACAGCCTCAGCAGCAACACCAGCTCCTACGAAGGCAGCAGCGAGCGGGACGATCCCGCCCGCCCCGATTTCGGCTCATCCCTGGGCCTCCTGCGACCCACCAGCGAGCCCGAGGGGGAGAGCCCCTCCGTAAAGCGCATGCGGTTGGATACCTGGGTCACATAA
- the MEF2D gene encoding myocyte-specific enhancer factor 2D isoform X1, whose protein sequence is MGRKKIQIQRITDERNRQVTFTKRKFGLMKKAYELSVLCDCEIALIIFNHSNKLFQYASTDMDKVLLKYTEYNEPHESRTNADIIETLRKKGFNGCDSPEPDGDDSIDQSPLMEDKYRKGSEDLDILFKRYGSAVPAPNFAMPVTVPVTNQNTLQFSNPGSSLVTQSLVTSSLTDPRLLSPQQPALQRNTVSPGLPQRPASAGAMLGGDLNNTNGACPSPVGNGYVSARASPGLLPVSNGSSLGKIIPAKSPPPPSHSTQLATNSRKPDLRVITSQSGKGLMHHLTEDHLALQNTQRLGVSQATHSLTTPVVSVATPSLLTQGLPFSAMPTAYNTDYQLTSAELSSLPAFSSPGGLSLGNISAWQQQQQQQQQQQQQQQQQQQQQQQQQQQQQQQQQQQQQQQQQQHLVPVSLGNLIQGSHLSHTTTLTVNTNPNISIKSEPVSPNRERNTATPLSTFPHQPRHEPTGRSPVDSLSSNTSSYEGSSERDDPARPDFGSSLGLLRPTSEPEGESPSVKRMRLDTWVT, encoded by the exons GTGACCTTCACCAAGCGCAAGTTCGGCTTGATGAAGAAGGCCTACGAGCTGAGCGTCCTGTGCGACTGCGAGATCGCCCTGATCATCTTCAACCACTCCAACAAGCTGTTCCAGTACGCCAGCACCGACATGGACAAGGTGCTGCTCAAGTACACAGAGTACAACGAGCCCCACGAGAGCCGGACCAACGCGGACATCATCGAG ACGTTAAGAAAGAAAGGTTTTAACGGCTGTGACAGCCCGGAGCCCGACGGCGATGACTCGATAGACCAGAGCCCCTTGATGGAGGATAAATACCGTAAAGGCAGCGAGGATCTGGATATCCTGTTCAAGCGATACGGT TCCGCAGTGCCCGCTCCGAACTTTGCCATGCCCGTGACGGTGCCGGTGACCAACCAAAACACGCTGCAGTTCAGCAACCCGGGCAGCTCGCTGGTGACCCAGTCCCTGGTGACCTCCTCGCTGACGGACCCCCGGCTCCTCTCGCCACAGCAGCCAGCGCTGCAGAGAAACACCGtgtccccggggctgccgcagAGGCCGGCCAGCGCAG GGGCGATGCTCGGGGGAGACCTGAACAACACCAACGGAGCCTGCCCGAGCCCCGTGG GAAACGGCTACGTGAGTGCCAGAGCCTCTCCAGGTCTCCTTCCTGTCTCCAACGGCAGCAGCTTGGGCAAGATCATCCCGGCCAAGTCCCCGCCACCGCCCTCCCACAGCACGCAGCTCGCCACCAACAGCCGCAAGCCGGATTTACGCGTGATCACCTCGCAGAGCGGGAAGGGGTTAATGCACCATTTG ACGGAGGACCACTTGGCTCTG CAGAATACGCAGCGGTTAGGTGTCTCCCAAGCAACTCACTCTTTAACCACACCGGTTGTTTCTGTGGCTACTCCAAGTTTGCTGACGCAGGGGCTGCCTTTCTCTGCCATGCCCACGGCGTACAACACAG ATTATCAGCTGACGAGCGCTGAGTTGTCTTCGCTGCCAGCATTCAGCTCACCTGGTGGGCTGTCCCTTGGCAACatctctgcctggcagcagcagcagcagcagcagcagcagcagcagcagcagcaacagcaacagcagcagcagcaacagcaacagcagcagcagcagcagcagcagcagcagcagcagcagcagcaacagcagcagcagcacctggtTCCTGTATCACTAGGAAATTTAAT ACAAGGGAGTCACTTGTCCCACACCACCACTTTGACTGTCAACACCAACCCCAACATCAGCATCAAGTCGGAGCCCGTCTCGCCCAACCGGGAAAGAAACACTGCCACCCCGCTCAGCACCTTCCCCCACCAGCCCCGGCACGAGCCCACCGGCCGCTCGCCCGTCGACAGCCTCAGCAGCAACACCAGCTCCTACGAAGGCAGCAGCGAGCGGGACGATCCCGCCCGCCCCGATTTCGGCTCATCCCTGGGCCTCCTGCGACCCACCAGCGAGCCCGAGGGGGAGAGCCCCTCCGTAAAGCGCATGCGGTTGGATACCTGGGTCACATAA
- the MEF2D gene encoding myocyte-specific enhancer factor 2D isoform X3, whose translation MGRKKIQIQRITDERNRQVTFTKRKFGLMKKAYELSVLCDCEIALIIFNHSNKLFQYASTDMDKVLLKYTEYNEPHESRTNADIIETLRKKGFNGCDSPEPDGDDSIDQSPLMEDKYRKGSEDLDILFKRYGSAVPAPNFAMPVTVPVTNQNTLQFSNPGSSLVTQSLVTSSLTDPRLLSPQQPALQRNTVSPGLPQRPASAGAMLGGDLNNTNGACPSPVGNGYVSARASPGLLPVSNGSSLGKIIPAKSPPPPSHSTQLATNSRKPDLRVITSQSGKGLMHHLQNTQRLGVSQATHSLTTPVVSVATPSLLTQGLPFSAMPTAYNTDYQLTSAELSSLPAFSSPGGLSLGNISAWQQQQQQQQQQQQQQQQQQQQQQQQQQQQQQQQQQQQQQQQQQHLVPVSLGNLIQGSHLSHTTTLTVNTNPNISIKSEPVSPNRERNTATPLSTFPHQPRHEPTGRSPVDSLSSNTSSYEGSSERDDPARPDFGSSLGLLRPTSEPEGESPSVKRMRLDTWVT comes from the exons GTGACCTTCACCAAGCGCAAGTTCGGCTTGATGAAGAAGGCCTACGAGCTGAGCGTCCTGTGCGACTGCGAGATCGCCCTGATCATCTTCAACCACTCCAACAAGCTGTTCCAGTACGCCAGCACCGACATGGACAAGGTGCTGCTCAAGTACACAGAGTACAACGAGCCCCACGAGAGCCGGACCAACGCGGACATCATCGAG ACGTTAAGAAAGAAAGGTTTTAACGGCTGTGACAGCCCGGAGCCCGACGGCGATGACTCGATAGACCAGAGCCCCTTGATGGAGGATAAATACCGTAAAGGCAGCGAGGATCTGGATATCCTGTTCAAGCGATACGGT TCCGCAGTGCCCGCTCCGAACTTTGCCATGCCCGTGACGGTGCCGGTGACCAACCAAAACACGCTGCAGTTCAGCAACCCGGGCAGCTCGCTGGTGACCCAGTCCCTGGTGACCTCCTCGCTGACGGACCCCCGGCTCCTCTCGCCACAGCAGCCAGCGCTGCAGAGAAACACCGtgtccccggggctgccgcagAGGCCGGCCAGCGCAG GGGCGATGCTCGGGGGAGACCTGAACAACACCAACGGAGCCTGCCCGAGCCCCGTGG GAAACGGCTACGTGAGTGCCAGAGCCTCTCCAGGTCTCCTTCCTGTCTCCAACGGCAGCAGCTTGGGCAAGATCATCCCGGCCAAGTCCCCGCCACCGCCCTCCCACAGCACGCAGCTCGCCACCAACAGCCGCAAGCCGGATTTACGCGTGATCACCTCGCAGAGCGGGAAGGGGTTAATGCACCATTTG CAGAATACGCAGCGGTTAGGTGTCTCCCAAGCAACTCACTCTTTAACCACACCGGTTGTTTCTGTGGCTACTCCAAGTTTGCTGACGCAGGGGCTGCCTTTCTCTGCCATGCCCACGGCGTACAACACAG ATTATCAGCTGACGAGCGCTGAGTTGTCTTCGCTGCCAGCATTCAGCTCACCTGGTGGGCTGTCCCTTGGCAACatctctgcctggcagcagcagcagcagcagcagcagcagcagcagcagcagcaacagcaacagcagcagcagcaacagcaacagcagcagcagcagcagcagcagcagcagcagcagcagcagcaacagcagcagcagcacctggtTCCTGTATCACTAGGAAATTTAAT ACAAGGGAGTCACTTGTCCCACACCACCACTTTGACTGTCAACACCAACCCCAACATCAGCATCAAGTCGGAGCCCGTCTCGCCCAACCGGGAAAGAAACACTGCCACCCCGCTCAGCACCTTCCCCCACCAGCCCCGGCACGAGCCCACCGGCCGCTCGCCCGTCGACAGCCTCAGCAGCAACACCAGCTCCTACGAAGGCAGCAGCGAGCGGGACGATCCCGCCCGCCCCGATTTCGGCTCATCCCTGGGCCTCCTGCGACCCACCAGCGAGCCCGAGGGGGAGAGCCCCTCCGTAAAGCGCATGCGGTTGGATACCTGGGTCACATAA
- the MEF2D gene encoding myocyte-specific enhancer factor 2D isoform X4, whose translation MGRKKIQIQRITDERNRQVTFTKRKFGLMKKAYELSVLCDCEIALIIFNHSNKLFQYASTDMDKVLLKYTEYNEPHESRTNADIIETLRKKGFNGCDSPEPDGDDSIDQSPLMEDKYRKGSEDLDILFKRYGSAVPAPNFAMPVTVPVTNQNTLQFSNPGSSLVTQSLVTSSLTDPRLLSPQQPALQRNTVSPGLPQRPASAGEGWAMLGGDLNNTNGACPSPVGNGYVSARASPGLLPVSNGSSLGKIIPAKSPPPPSHSTQLATNSRKPDLRVITSQSGKGLMHHLTEDHLALNTQRLGVSQATHSLTTPVVSVATPSLLTQGLPFSAMPTAYNTDYQLTSAELSSLPAFSSPGGLSLGNISAWQQQHLVPVSLGNLIQGSHLSHTTTLTVNTNPNISIKSEPVSPNRERNTATPLSTFPHQPRHEPTGRSPVDSLSSNTSSYEGSSERDDPARPDFGSSLGLLRPTSEPEGESPSVKRMRLDTWVT comes from the exons GTGACCTTCACCAAGCGCAAGTTCGGCTTGATGAAGAAGGCCTACGAGCTGAGCGTCCTGTGCGACTGCGAGATCGCCCTGATCATCTTCAACCACTCCAACAAGCTGTTCCAGTACGCCAGCACCGACATGGACAAGGTGCTGCTCAAGTACACAGAGTACAACGAGCCCCACGAGAGCCGGACCAACGCGGACATCATCGAG ACGTTAAGAAAGAAAGGTTTTAACGGCTGTGACAGCCCGGAGCCCGACGGCGATGACTCGATAGACCAGAGCCCCTTGATGGAGGATAAATACCGTAAAGGCAGCGAGGATCTGGATATCCTGTTCAAGCGATACGGT TCCGCAGTGCCCGCTCCGAACTTTGCCATGCCCGTGACGGTGCCGGTGACCAACCAAAACACGCTGCAGTTCAGCAACCCGGGCAGCTCGCTGGTGACCCAGTCCCTGGTGACCTCCTCGCTGACGGACCCCCGGCTCCTCTCGCCACAGCAGCCAGCGCTGCAGAGAAACACCGtgtccccggggctgccgcagAGGCCGGCCAGCGCAGGTGAGGGAT GGGCGATGCTCGGGGGAGACCTGAACAACACCAACGGAGCCTGCCCGAGCCCCGTGG GAAACGGCTACGTGAGTGCCAGAGCCTCTCCAGGTCTCCTTCCTGTCTCCAACGGCAGCAGCTTGGGCAAGATCATCCCGGCCAAGTCCCCGCCACCGCCCTCCCACAGCACGCAGCTCGCCACCAACAGCCGCAAGCCGGATTTACGCGTGATCACCTCGCAGAGCGGGAAGGGGTTAATGCACCATTTG ACGGAGGACCACTTGGCTCTG AATACGCAGCGGTTAGGTGTCTCCCAAGCAACTCACTCTTTAACCACACCGGTTGTTTCTGTGGCTACTCCAAGTTTGCTGACGCAGGGGCTGCCTTTCTCTGCCATGCCCACGGCGTACAACACAG ATTATCAGCTGACGAGCGCTGAGTTGTCTTCGCTGCCAGCATTCAGCTCACCTGGTGGGCTGTCCCTTGGCAACatctctgcctg gcagcagcagcacctggtTCCTGTATCACTAGGAAATTTAAT ACAAGGGAGTCACTTGTCCCACACCACCACTTTGACTGTCAACACCAACCCCAACATCAGCATCAAGTCGGAGCCCGTCTCGCCCAACCGGGAAAGAAACACTGCCACCCCGCTCAGCACCTTCCCCCACCAGCCCCGGCACGAGCCCACCGGCCGCTCGCCCGTCGACAGCCTCAGCAGCAACACCAGCTCCTACGAAGGCAGCAGCGAGCGGGACGATCCCGCCCGCCCCGATTTCGGCTCATCCCTGGGCCTCCTGCGACCCACCAGCGAGCCCGAGGGGGAGAGCCCCTCCGTAAAGCGCATGCGGTTGGATACCTGGGTCACATAA